Within the candidate division WOR-3 bacterium genome, the region TTCCTCGATTCGTTTACGAGCTTTGTTTCTTCTTGAGAATTACCAGTTTCGTCGAGTCCGCCGATAAGGGGGATTATGTTGTCGAATATTTTTGTCGAAAAAGGCGAAGAAGAAAAATTTCCTCCAATTCTCTCTTTTTCCAAAGCTTCAATACCCCTCCTGCCGGCTCCAGAAACCGACTGAAAAGTGACCGCGTGGAAACCTGTCAGCTTTTCCTTGAAACTTTTCAGAACCATTACTACAGGAATGGTCGCGCAGTTCGGGTTTGAGATCAGAAAATCGCCTTTACCTATGTCGTTGAAATTGACCGAGGGAACTATCAGGGGGATGTTCTTTTCCATCCTGAAAGCCGATGTGTTGTCAATACAGACGATTTTACTCTCGGCGAATTTTTTTGCCCATTTCCTTGAAACATCTGAACCCGCTGAGAATATAGCGAAATCGAGATTTTTGGGGACAGCATCAAGCTCCTCGACGGGTATTCCAGAAACTTCCCTGCCGCCCCCATACGAAGAAAACGCCCTTATTTCCAAGTTGAGAGATCTTTTTAAAACTATCTCAATCGCTTTCTTCCCGACAGCGCCTGTCGAACCGACAATTCCCAGTGTTTTCATTTTTCTCAGATAGTCTTCATAAGTTTAATGCTCCGGTCGAGTGATCCGCCTTCCACTTTGAGGAAGTAGACCCCTGATGGCAAATTCTGAGGAACCCCGAAACTGCTGGTTCCAGCCCTCAAATAACCTTCGTGCAAAGACCTCACGACTCTTCCTGAAATGTCGAAAAGCGCCAAACGGACATTCGCTCCATCGTTCAGGGTCAAACTTATCTTCCATTCCCCGTTGATGAAAGGACCGGAGTACTGAAGGGACGGGACTGCGGTGACAGGTTCCTCTTCGACTCCGACAGTCACCTCGCGCTTAACACATACATCGTCTATATACCATCCTTCATACTGGTTCGTATTGTCTTCGGAATAAAAAATGAACCTTAGATTGAACGAATCGCCAGATATTTCAAAAGGAATTTCCTCATGGACCCAACCCTCGGAACTCCCCGAATATGTGGCCAAATTCGTCCATTGCCCGTTTTCGACGGACTGGACTATGCAGTAGTCAT harbors:
- a CDS encoding aspartate-semialdehyde dehydrogenase, producing the protein MKTLGIVGSTGAVGKKAIEIVLKRSLNLEIRAFSSYGGGREVSGIPVEELDAVPKNLDFAIFSAGSDVSRKWAKKFAESKIVCIDNTSAFRMEKNIPLIVPSVNFNDIGKGDFLISNPNCATIPVVMVLKSFKEKLTGFHAVTFQSVSGAGRRGIEALEKERIGGNFSSSPFSTKIFDNIIPLIGGLDETGNSQEETKLVNESRKILHRDDLKISAFCVRVPLGIGHSVVLNLEGENLSAEKVISYIKNDKDVIYKEVPTPQDIKDTDDVIAGRVKDERGYPGLVSLIVCADNLRVGAATNAVDILEKMIM